The following proteins are encoded in a genomic region of Channa argus isolate prfri chromosome 3, Channa argus male v1.0, whole genome shotgun sequence:
- the lsm6 gene encoding U6 snRNA-associated Sm-like protein LSm6, with amino-acid sequence MSLRKQTPSDFLKQIIGRPVVVKLNSGVDYRGVLACLDGYMNIAIEQTEEYVNGQLKNKYGDAFLRGNNVLYISTQKRKM; translated from the exons ATGAGTCTGAGAAAGCAGACCCCGAGTGATTTTCTGAAGCAGATCATTGGGAGACCTGTAGTGGTGAAACTGAACTCTGGTGTGGATTACAGAG GTGTCCTGGCTTGCCTGGATGGTTACATGAACATTGCCATAGAGCAGACAGAAGAGTATGTCAATGGGCAGCTCAAGAACAAGTATGGAGATGCTTTCTTAAGAGGAAATAATG TTCTTTACATCAGCACCCAGAAGAGGAAAATGTAg